From the Vibrio vulnificus CMCP6 genome, the window AAGATGGCTAATAAGCTAATGATGTGGCTGGAAATTGTCGCTTTATAGTCAATATAACCAATGGTTATGCGAAGCGCTTGACGCCTTCATCGACAAGGAGAGCGGTGGAATGCCGTGCCGATCGCTATGATGAAAAATGAACGCTCAATCACGTTTTCACAACCGGGTGGTGTCAGCCTAAATGAGCGTCGAAAGCGGCTGTGATTTCGACGCTTGTGTTTATAGTTCGATGGGATGGGCGTGCGCTTGTTCGAGTTGCGCTTTTATCTTCTCTCTCAACCTCTGGTGAGCAGGGTTGTTTAGCTCGCGCTTATGATAAATGAACTTATAGGGAATCAGGCTAATAGCAATTGGGCAATCGAGAATTTGCAGTTTCAGCGCCTTACTCCATTTTAAGGCAAACGAACGAGAGACCACGCCGAGGCAATCTCGTTGGGCGACATAGAGTGCCATACTCGACAGTGACGTCGTCACAATCTCAACAATCCGCTCTTCAATAGGTTCGTTGGCGAGCTGCTCAAACCCTGTGGTGTTGTTCCATTTGCCAGAAAACAGACAATGGCTCTCTTGATAAAACTGGGCTTTGCTAAGTTGTCCTTGAATACGAGGGTGGCCCTGACGGCAAATGACGACAGCGGGCTCTTGGTAGGCGTTCTCGATCACGAAAGAGGAATCTTTGGTGATGACGGTATCTATGATGAGATCCATTTTCTGCTGGCGGATTTGTTCAAACAGCAAATATTTTTCCGGTGGAGATTCGTGGAACACGGTATGTTCTATCGGCGTTAGGCTATGCAAAAGAGTTTCAGAGCAACAGACTTGGAAAGCGGAACGCTCAGAAATTGCGTTGTCTACGATACTGATGGCTTGATGGAATTTAGGGATCAGTTGATAAGCCGAAGCGGTCGGCTCGATGCCGCGTCCTTTCTTAACGAACAACTGTTTATTGACCACCTTTTCTAAGCGTTTAATGGAAGCGCTCACCGCCGGTTGAGTTAAGCCCAAATGATCGGCGGCTTTGGTGTAGGACTGATATTCCGCGACCACCAAAAAGGTCTGAATTAAGTTGAGATCCATAGTATTACTCATAAATCAGATTTATGTTAAAGCGAATTTTAACTCTATTTATCCGCAAGATAACAATATTTATATTAATTAAATCTTTGTTTTGTCCAAAACGTGTCAACAACCAGCGGAGTAATGGAGTTTTTATGCCCAACAGTAAGAAAAATCTCAGCAAGACATTCGTGTTGAATGCTTGTGCTCTCGCGGTCGGTACAGCCTCTGCCGCCGCATATTCAGCCGAACAACCCAATATTTTGGTTATCTTTGGTGACGATGTCGGTTATTGGAACCTAAGCGCATACAACGGTGGCATGCTTGCGTACAGCACGCCAAACATCGACAGCATTGCCAAAGAAGGCGCCAAATTCACTAACTTTTATGCACAGCAAAGTTCGACAGCAGGTCGTTCTGCGTTTATCACCGGTCAAATGCCTAAGCGCACTGGGTTATCTAAAGTGGGGCTGCCAGGCGCACCGCAAGGTATCTCAGAAAAAGATCCAACCATCGCCACTATGCTCAAACAACTCGGTTATGCGACAGGCCAGTTTGGTAAAAACCACTTAGGTGACCGCGATGAACATCTGCCAACCAATCACGGGTTTGATGAGTTCTTTGGCAACTTGTACCACTTGAATGCAGAAGAAGAACCTGAAAATGTCGACTACCCGAAAAATCCTGAGTTCAAGAAAAAATTTGGCCCGCGTGGTGTGATTCACTCCTACGCAGATGGAAAGATCGAAGACACAGGGCCACTGACGCGCAAGCGTATGGAAACGGTGGATGACGAATTCCTCGAAGCGGCAGAGCAGTTTATCGAAAAACAAGTAAAAGCAGATAAACCGTTCTTTACTTGGTTCAATACCACACGTATGCACAACTTCACCCATGTACCAGAAGCGTATCAAGGCAAAACGGGTGCGGGGTTTTACGCAGATGGGGTCAAGCAGCATGACGATCAAATTGGCCACCTACTGAATAAAATCAAAGAGCTGGGTGTCGATGACAACACCATCATCGTATACACCACTGATAATGGGCCGATGATCAACTTGTGGCCGGATGCGGGCATGACGCCATTCCGCAGTGAAAAAAATACCGGTTGGGAAGGTGGCTTCCGCGTTCCTGCGCTCATCAAATGGCCGGGCCAAATCAAAGCTGGAGAAACCTTCAATGGCATGATGTCTCTTGAGGACTTCTTCCCAACACTTGTGGCAGCGGCAGGCAACAGCAAGGTCAAAGACGAACTGCTTAAAGGCAAAAAAGTCGACAATGTCAGCTACAAGGTGCATTTGGATGGTTACAACCAATTGCCTTACCTTACGGGTAAAACCGACCAATCCGCACGCAATGAGTTCGTTTATTGGAGTGATGATGGGGATCTGTTGGCACTGCGCTACGGCAAATACAAATACCACTTCATGATCCAAGAGAATGAAACTGGTCTCGCGATTTGGCAAAAGCCTTTCACCAAACTGCGTGTACCTAAGATATTCGACTTGAGTATCGACCCGTTCGAACGTGGAGACACAGGTATGGGATATGACACTTGGATGTATGAACGCTCATTCCTCATGATGCCAGCCATTGAGAAAGTTCAAGAAGTCATGGGAACATTCAAAGCGTACCCACCTCGCATGGCACCGGGTTCGTTTGTACCCAAATAACCCTGTCTAACCGATAGCCTCTTTGGAAAAAGAGAGGCTATCTCTTCTTCATTTATCGTCTTGCCCATACTCAGACAGCAGAAAAGAGACATACTGATGCAAAAAGTCACTCCTCGTCATTCAACTGCGATGCCTATTGTGCCCTTGAAAACCGCGGCGAAGCCCGAAGCCAATCAAAGTTATCAACGTCGTTTTCATGTGATGGCGAAACCCGGCGGTGCCAAATGCAATATTGATTGCCAGTATTGTTTCTATCTTCATAAAGAAGCGTTGCTGCATCAAAAGAAACAGCCTCAGATGAGTGAGGATCTGCTTGAAAGGTTTATCAAAAGTTATATAGACAGCCAAGATGGCGATGAAATCGTGTTTTCATGGCAAGGTGGAGAGCCGACACTGCTCGGTCTCGACTACTTTCGCAAAGTGGTTGAACTGCAGAAAAAATATCGGCCAGTTGGAGTTCGCATAGAAAATGATCTGCAAACAAATGGCATTTTGCTCAATGATGAGTGGTGTCAGTTTCTAGCCGAACACCAATTTCTTGTGGGGCTGTCGATCGATGGTCCGCGCGAAATTCATGACAAATACCGCCGAACACGAAGCGGAAAACCCACCTTTGATTTGGTGATGAAATCGGTTGAAACGCTCAAAAAATACGGGGTGAAGTTTAACGCTTTGGTCGCGGTGAATCGCCACAATGCTCAGTACCCACGTGAGGTCTATCGTTTTCTTACCCAGGAGTTGGGTGCCACTTATCTCCAATTTACACCCGTTGTCGAAGCGAATGGTTTTCAAACCACAGCGCCGCAATTTTGGAATGAACAGATGATCCCTGTCGTGGGCAGTGAACTGGCCAAGCCTGGGCATCCTATGTCTGTGGTCACGGATTGGTCCGTGGACCCGCAGCAGTGGGGAGAATTTCTTATTGCAACCTTTGAAGAGTGGGTGAATAACGATTTAGGGCGCGTCCTCGTTAATCTATTTGAAACCGCCGTTGCGCAGGTGATGGGATTGCCTTCGCAACTTTGCGTGACATCAGAGTTCTGCGGCAAAGGCTTGGCGATAGAACACAATGGTGACGTGTTCAGTTGCGATCACTATGTGTATCCCGAATACAAACTGGCCAATATTCAGCAGTATGATTTGAGTGAGCTGGCCATGTCAACGCGTCAGTACACCTTTGGTATGGCCAAAAGAGAGTCGCTGCCGAGCTATTGTCTGCAATGCCCTTATCTTCAATATTGTTGGGGTGAATGTCCTAAGAATCGCTTGATCAAATCCCCTGACGGTGAAGTTGGATTGAACTACCTGTGTCCGGGCATCAAAGCCTTTTTTGATTATGCCTTGCCAATGTTGGTTGGCATTACTCAAATCCTCAAAGCCCCTAATGACCGGCGTGAATAGCAGCGCGCCGCAAGGGGCATATAGACGTTATAACCTTTAGTTATTCAAATTGTTTTTATACTGATTTCAATCTCTTCCTTTCGTTTACAAAACCGGAAAACGCCGATGAATCACGCACAGAAAGCCATCAATCTACTCATTCAACAAACGGAAAAAAGCGTCATTGGCCAAAGGCATGTGGTTGAGGCGTTGGTGATTGGATTGCTGACCAACGGCCATGTGTTGCTTGAAGGATTGCCCGGCACCGCCAAAACGCGATCGGTGAAATCGCTGGCGAAGCGGCTTAACACCAGCTTTGGCCGCATCCAATTTACGCCAGATTTGCTGCCTTCCGATGTGACGGGCACAGAAGTGTACCAAGAGCGCGAGGGTAAGCCTCAGCTCCATTTTCAAGCGGGGCCAATTTTCAACAGCATTGTACTGGCCGATGAAGTGAACCGAGCACCGGCGAAAGTCCAAGCAGCGCTGCTGGAGGCGATGGCAGAGGGCACGATAACGGTAGGGGACAAAACGCATCAACTGCCAGAGCTCTTTATGGTGCTTGCCACGCAAAACCCCGTTGAGCAAGAAGGGACGTATCCTCTCCCAGAAGCGCAAATGGACCGCTTCATGATGAAAGTCACGGTGGACTACCCAGAAGATGAGGCTGAGCGAGACATTATTCGTTTGGTTCGCAGCGAAGAGATGGGAGAGAAAGAAGTCGGTGGTGATCAAGTCATGCAACCGATTGACCCCAACACAGTGTTAGAAGCCCGTCGACAATTGCCAACCATCGCGGTGTCTGAATTGGTCGAAAACTACATTGTGGCACTGGTGATGGCGACGCGTAAACCAGAGCGCTATGCCGATTCTGCCTTATCAAAGTGGATTGAAGTGGGGGCGAGCCCTCGTGCTTCCATCGCGCTGGATAAGTGCGCTCGTGCCTATGCTTGGTTGCAAGGACGTGACCACGTCACACCTGATGATGTACGTGCAATGGTGCCATGCGTGCTAGGGCATCGTTTTTCACTTTCCTATGACGCGATTGCCGATGGTGTTGATCATCAAGCGGTGGTGCAAGCGCTGCTTGATTGTGTCGAAATCGGATAGGGGGAACCAGTATGGTCAAGCCAACGATCGCCCCTCAGCCTCAAGGACTCGACCCTCGAGTCTACTGTGACTACGCAAGGCTTGTTCGTTTGCAAGCACAAGCCGACGGCTTTAGCTTGCTGCCGCATCTTAGGGCTGGCAGCGTGCTCTCTGGGCGGCACCGCTCCTTGTTTCGGGGACGAGGTTTAAACTTTGAAGAGCTGCGCCATTATCAGCTTGGTGACGACATCCGTAATCTCGACTGGAAAGTCACGTTGCGTACCGGAAAGCCCCACGTGCGTCGTTATACGGAAGAAAAAGATCGCAATGTGTTGGTGTGCGTCGATCAGCGTAGCGGAATGTTCTTTGCCTCGACCGAGATAATGAAATCGGTGGTGGCGGCGGAAATTGCTGCGATGTGCGCTTGGCGAGCATTGAAAGATGGTGATCGTGTCGGCTTTGTCATTGCATCGCATCAAGAGTTGTACTTCAGCAAAGTGAAGCGCGCGCAAAATGATTTGTTAGCGCAGCTAAAGCGTTTAGCGCAGACAAATCAGAGCCTCAACGTTGAGTCCACGGATTCCACCTCGGTCTCATTTGGTCATTGGCTTGAGCTGATCAAACGCGTCAAGCCAAGGCATTCGACCCTCATTTTTATCAGTGATTGGCGTGACTGTGAAACTCATCATCTTGACCATTTAAAGCAACTCCAGCAGCACAACGA encodes:
- a CDS encoding LysR family transcriptional regulator codes for the protein MSNTMDLNLIQTFLVVAEYQSYTKAADHLGLTQPAVSASIKRLEKVVNKQLFVKKGRGIEPTASAYQLIPKFHQAISIVDNAISERSAFQVCCSETLLHSLTPIEHTVFHESPPEKYLLFEQIRQQKMDLIIDTVITKDSSFVIENAYQEPAVVICRQGHPRIQGQLSKAQFYQESHCLFSGKWNNTTGFEQLANEPIEERIVEIVTTSLSSMALYVAQRDCLGVVSRSFALKWSKALKLQILDCPIAISLIPYKFIYHKRELNNPAHQRLREKIKAQLEQAHAHPIEL
- a CDS encoding arylsulfatase — protein: MPNSKKNLSKTFVLNACALAVGTASAAAYSAEQPNILVIFGDDVGYWNLSAYNGGMLAYSTPNIDSIAKEGAKFTNFYAQQSSTAGRSAFITGQMPKRTGLSKVGLPGAPQGISEKDPTIATMLKQLGYATGQFGKNHLGDRDEHLPTNHGFDEFFGNLYHLNAEEEPENVDYPKNPEFKKKFGPRGVIHSYADGKIEDTGPLTRKRMETVDDEFLEAAEQFIEKQVKADKPFFTWFNTTRMHNFTHVPEAYQGKTGAGFYADGVKQHDDQIGHLLNKIKELGVDDNTIIVYTTDNGPMINLWPDAGMTPFRSEKNTGWEGGFRVPALIKWPGQIKAGETFNGMMSLEDFFPTLVAAAGNSKVKDELLKGKKVDNVSYKVHLDGYNQLPYLTGKTDQSARNEFVYWSDDGDLLALRYGKYKYHFMIQENETGLAIWQKPFTKLRVPKIFDLSIDPFERGDTGMGYDTWMYERSFLMMPAIEKVQEVMGTFKAYPPRMAPGSFVPK
- a CDS encoding anaerobic sulfatase maturase; amino-acid sequence: MQKVTPRHSTAMPIVPLKTAAKPEANQSYQRRFHVMAKPGGAKCNIDCQYCFYLHKEALLHQKKQPQMSEDLLERFIKSYIDSQDGDEIVFSWQGGEPTLLGLDYFRKVVELQKKYRPVGVRIENDLQTNGILLNDEWCQFLAEHQFLVGLSIDGPREIHDKYRRTRSGKPTFDLVMKSVETLKKYGVKFNALVAVNRHNAQYPREVYRFLTQELGATYLQFTPVVEANGFQTTAPQFWNEQMIPVVGSELAKPGHPMSVVTDWSVDPQQWGEFLIATFEEWVNNDLGRVLVNLFETAVAQVMGLPSQLCVTSEFCGKGLAIEHNGDVFSCDHYVYPEYKLANIQQYDLSELAMSTRQYTFGMAKRESLPSYCLQCPYLQYCWGECPKNRLIKSPDGEVGLNYLCPGIKAFFDYALPMLVGITQILKAPNDRRE
- a CDS encoding AAA family ATPase translates to MNHAQKAINLLIQQTEKSVIGQRHVVEALVIGLLTNGHVLLEGLPGTAKTRSVKSLAKRLNTSFGRIQFTPDLLPSDVTGTEVYQEREGKPQLHFQAGPIFNSIVLADEVNRAPAKVQAALLEAMAEGTITVGDKTHQLPELFMVLATQNPVEQEGTYPLPEAQMDRFMMKVTVDYPEDEAERDIIRLVRSEEMGEKEVGGDQVMQPIDPNTVLEARRQLPTIAVSELVENYIVALVMATRKPERYADSALSKWIEVGASPRASIALDKCARAYAWLQGRDHVTPDDVRAMVPCVLGHRFSLSYDAIADGVDHQAVVQALLDCVEIG
- a CDS encoding DUF58 domain-containing protein — translated: MVKPTIAPQPQGLDPRVYCDYARLVRLQAQADGFSLLPHLRAGSVLSGRHRSLFRGRGLNFEELRHYQLGDDIRNLDWKVTLRTGKPHVRRYTEEKDRNVLVCVDQRSGMFFASTEIMKSVVAAEIAAMCAWRALKDGDRVGFVIASHQELYFSKVKRAQNDLLAQLKRLAQTNQSLNVESTDSTSVSFGHWLELIKRVKPRHSTLIFISDWRDCETHHLDHLKQLQQHNDILVVMVGDPLEQSLPPELARINWVIGDGRYQLNMDSKAKVDTASVSLAEKSQQQRQSLAQLMAMKNLPHIELDTRGEHIAHFQKWVGGR